In a genomic window of Occallatibacter riparius:
- the glmM gene encoding phosphoglucosamine mutase, with amino-acid sequence MSTTARKLFGTDGIRGIAGEAPLDAKTIFATGLALGHSVSSIAAERRVILGRDTRESSPWIAATLAAGLREAGVAVESAGVITTPAVAFLARTHGYAAGVVISASHNPWRDNGIKLFGANGYKLPDSVELMMEDEILRHANLATAPDPATLPTIADNENLQQDYIEFLIQCVPGLNLDGLKIVADCANGAAAAVAPELFHRLGGEVTLLNISPDGRNINAGCGALHPEWVAAEVQKRGADVGVTFDGDADRCMLAGPRGNVINGDAILLMAARDLKARGMLTGDVAVATTMSNMGLEAALKRSGIGMMRAPVGDRYVLEMMQQHDAALGGEQSGHILFPHLATTGDGLLTALVVLDLVARSGKSVDELTADLKVFPQVIVNVKVREKKPLESIPVVAARIKAAEQELKDSGRVVIRYSGTEALARVMIEAEDEGAMRRHADAIADAIREELGI; translated from the coding sequence ATGAGTACAACTGCACGCAAGCTGTTTGGTACGGATGGAATTCGCGGTATCGCGGGAGAAGCGCCGCTGGACGCAAAGACAATCTTCGCCACAGGGCTGGCGCTGGGCCATTCGGTCTCAAGCATCGCCGCGGAACGGCGCGTCATCCTGGGCCGCGATACGCGCGAGTCAAGCCCGTGGATTGCGGCTACGCTTGCTGCCGGCCTGCGCGAAGCGGGCGTCGCAGTGGAGAGTGCGGGAGTCATCACCACGCCCGCTGTCGCCTTCCTCGCGCGCACACACGGATACGCTGCCGGGGTCGTCATTTCGGCATCACACAATCCCTGGCGCGATAACGGCATCAAGCTCTTCGGCGCCAACGGATACAAACTGCCTGACTCCGTCGAACTCATGATGGAAGATGAGATTCTGCGGCACGCGAACCTGGCCACTGCGCCCGATCCCGCAACGCTTCCAACGATTGCAGACAACGAGAACCTGCAGCAGGACTACATAGAGTTTCTTATCCAGTGCGTGCCGGGGCTAAACCTCGACGGCCTGAAGATTGTTGCTGACTGCGCGAATGGCGCGGCCGCTGCTGTTGCTCCAGAACTGTTCCACCGCCTCGGCGGCGAAGTTACGCTGCTGAACATTTCTCCCGACGGCCGCAATATCAATGCGGGCTGCGGCGCGCTTCATCCTGAATGGGTTGCAGCGGAAGTGCAGAAGCGAGGCGCCGACGTTGGCGTGACCTTCGACGGCGATGCTGATCGCTGCATGCTTGCAGGGCCGCGCGGAAACGTGATCAACGGCGACGCCATTCTGCTGATGGCTGCCCGCGATTTGAAAGCCAGGGGCATGCTGACGGGTGACGTTGCGGTGGCAACGACGATGTCGAACATGGGACTTGAGGCGGCGCTCAAGCGCTCCGGCATCGGCATGATGCGCGCTCCAGTGGGCGATCGCTACGTGCTCGAAATGATGCAGCAGCACGACGCTGCGCTTGGCGGCGAGCAGTCCGGCCACATCCTCTTCCCTCACCTGGCAACCACCGGCGACGGCCTGCTCACCGCACTAGTGGTGCTCGACTTGGTTGCACGCTCCGGCAAAAGTGTCGACGAACTCACCGCGGATCTTAAGGTCTTTCCGCAGGTGATCGTCAATGTAAAGGTCCGAGAGAAGAAGCCGCTTGAATCGATCCCTGTTGTGGCCGCGCGCATCAAAGCCGCCGAGCAGGAGCTGAAGGATTCAGGCCGCGTGGTGATTCGCTACTCGGGCACAGAAGCGCTGGCACGCGTGATGATCGAAGCCGAAGATGAAGGCGCGATGCGCCGGCATGCGGATGCGATCGCTGACGCGATTCGGGAAGAGCTGGGAATCTAA
- a CDS encoding aldo/keto reductase translates to MSVLQTNAAAAGTFQLGGDLVVNRLGYGAMRIVGKGVWGPPEDKAAVLATLRRAVELGVNLIDTADSYGPYVSEELIAEALHPYPAGIVIATKAGWERFGPGQWGHNASPAHLQKALEGSLKCLRLERIDVYQLHIPDPAVSFDASMETLARLREEGKIRHVALSNVALEYIERARRIVPIASVQNRYSFADREWDFVVDYCEQHNIGFMPWAPLGQVRFANDALDKAARALNATPMQVGLAWLLKRAKNMLPIPGTSKIAHVEENIAAASLQLPQNVYDELASVAHDAKSLRG, encoded by the coding sequence ATGAGTGTTCTGCAAACCAATGCTGCAGCTGCCGGAACGTTTCAGCTGGGCGGCGATCTGGTCGTCAATCGCCTTGGCTATGGCGCCATGCGCATCGTTGGCAAAGGTGTCTGGGGTCCGCCGGAAGACAAGGCCGCGGTGCTTGCCACGCTGCGCCGGGCTGTCGAGCTAGGCGTCAACCTCATTGATACGGCCGACTCATACGGCCCGTACGTCTCAGAGGAGTTGATCGCTGAAGCGCTGCACCCGTATCCTGCCGGGATCGTGATTGCGACGAAGGCAGGATGGGAGCGTTTTGGGCCGGGGCAATGGGGACACAACGCCAGTCCTGCGCATCTGCAGAAGGCTCTTGAAGGAAGCCTCAAGTGCCTGCGACTCGAGCGCATCGATGTGTATCAGCTTCATATTCCCGATCCGGCCGTGTCGTTCGATGCATCGATGGAGACTCTCGCCCGGTTGCGCGAAGAGGGAAAGATCCGGCACGTCGCGCTCTCGAACGTTGCGCTCGAATACATCGAGCGTGCGCGGCGCATCGTACCCATCGCCAGCGTGCAGAACCGCTACAGCTTTGCCGATCGCGAGTGGGACTTTGTTGTCGATTATTGCGAACAGCACAACATAGGCTTCATGCCTTGGGCGCCGCTTGGGCAAGTGCGGTTTGCAAACGACGCACTGGACAAGGCGGCACGGGCCTTGAATGCAACGCCGATGCAGGTGGGCCTCGCCTGGCTGTTGAAGCGCGCGAAGAACATGCTGCCGATTCCCGGCACTTCGAAGATCGCGCACGTTGAGGAGAACATCGCGGCAGCGAGTCTTCAACTGCCACAGAATGTATATGACGAGTTAGCCTCTGTTGCACACGACGCGAAGAGCCTGCGGGGTTAG
- the polA gene encoding DNA polymerase I has protein sequence MPDQAKPPVFLLDTMNFIFRAYHAMQRSRPMSTRSGLPTAATYVFVNMIRKLRQDFSPHYFAAVFDVSGKVFRDDRAKEIGSLRKWNSKTQCFEEVGYEGYKAKREAMPEDLVRQIPFIRRSLEVFRIPILEAEGFEADDVIGTLSCRAAEQGHDVYIVSGDKDMMQLVNERVKVLNPQKDNLVLDAAKVEEVLGVPPSKVIDVMALRGDTIDNIPGAPGIGDKGSVDLIKEFGSLEAVLDRAEEVKRKTYRESLQHNRDAVLLSKELVTIDCNVPLQLDLTAMVTQEPDLEGCRELFTELEFTSWLKELAPAESAVKFELIESPTAEQRAAFFSTARASGFAFAMDAAQPAPAAESDEEPAQPTTMSLLDVAEAAEKQADCSIGVCAEPGVALALQLNDELRSLLGDSQVPKRVHDMKAAMHALRPQGAKLHGAIDDVMLLSYALNPTHTTQSLADVAARNGHAPPASLTSAAAIVNALAPALRTHAEESDVAKVYDTIDLPLAPVLYRMEEAGVRIDKRVLSTLSTRFGAEIERLGERIYELAGQRFNINSPKQLGVVLFTHMGLPAPVKYGKGKTISTAQDVLEQLAEKHEVPRLVLEYRHVSKLKSTYIDQLPLMADADSRVHTTFQAAATSTGRLSSINPNLQNIPIRTELGREIRAAFTAAPGSELLSADYSQIELRLLAHFSNDPLLVRAYQTGEDIHTLTASEVFGVPVESMDKETRARAKAVNFGIVYGISPFGLAAQLGIAQAEARAYIERYFARYQGVQAFIEKTLAETRRTGSVRTLFGRVRPIPDIESRNPNQRGFAERTAVNTPLQGTAADLIKLAMIALDAKITDRKLKTRMVLQVHDELLFEVPADEKEEVEELVRAEMEGVVKLNVPLVADLGFGPNWRDL, from the coding sequence GTGCCTGATCAAGCTAAGCCTCCCGTCTTCCTCCTCGACACAATGAATTTCATCTTCCGCGCGTATCACGCCATGCAGCGCTCGCGGCCCATGTCCACGCGCTCCGGGCTGCCCACCGCCGCGACCTACGTGTTCGTGAACATGATCAGGAAGCTCCGCCAGGATTTTTCCCCGCACTACTTTGCAGCGGTCTTCGATGTAAGCGGAAAAGTGTTTCGCGACGATCGCGCCAAAGAGATTGGCTCGCTGCGCAAGTGGAACTCGAAGACGCAATGCTTCGAAGAGGTTGGCTACGAGGGCTACAAGGCCAAGCGCGAAGCGATGCCCGAAGACCTCGTCCGGCAGATACCATTCATTCGCCGCTCGCTTGAGGTGTTCCGCATTCCGATCCTTGAAGCTGAGGGATTTGAGGCCGATGACGTGATCGGCACGCTTTCGTGCCGGGCCGCCGAGCAGGGACACGATGTCTACATCGTCTCCGGCGACAAGGATATGATGCAGCTCGTCAACGAGCGCGTGAAGGTCCTCAATCCCCAAAAGGACAATCTCGTTCTCGATGCCGCGAAGGTGGAGGAAGTCCTCGGCGTGCCGCCCTCCAAGGTGATCGACGTGATGGCTCTACGCGGCGACACCATCGACAACATCCCCGGCGCGCCCGGCATCGGCGACAAGGGCAGCGTCGATCTCATTAAGGAATTTGGCAGCCTCGAAGCCGTTCTCGATCGTGCCGAGGAGGTCAAGCGCAAGACCTATCGCGAATCGTTACAGCACAATCGCGACGCCGTTCTGCTTTCGAAGGAACTCGTGACCATCGACTGCAATGTTCCGCTGCAGCTGGATCTTACTGCGATGGTGACGCAGGAGCCCGATCTCGAAGGCTGCCGCGAGCTGTTTACGGAGCTCGAGTTTACGTCATGGCTCAAGGAACTTGCTCCAGCTGAAAGCGCCGTCAAGTTCGAGCTTATCGAGAGTCCCACCGCAGAGCAGCGGGCCGCATTCTTCAGCACGGCGCGTGCGAGCGGGTTCGCTTTCGCGATGGATGCAGCACAGCCCGCGCCTGCTGCCGAGTCGGACGAAGAGCCGGCCCAGCCCACAACGATGTCGTTGCTTGATGTCGCTGAAGCGGCGGAGAAGCAGGCTGATTGCAGTATCGGCGTCTGCGCCGAGCCCGGCGTGGCGCTCGCGCTTCAACTTAACGACGAACTTCGCAGCCTTCTTGGAGACTCGCAGGTTCCGAAGCGTGTGCATGATATGAAAGCCGCGATGCACGCACTGCGTCCGCAGGGTGCTAAGCTTCACGGCGCGATAGACGATGTAATGCTGCTCTCCTATGCGTTGAACCCCACGCACACAACGCAATCGCTTGCAGATGTCGCGGCTCGCAATGGACACGCCCCACCGGCATCGCTCACGTCGGCGGCGGCAATCGTGAATGCGCTTGCCCCCGCGTTGCGTACGCATGCCGAAGAGTCTGATGTGGCCAAGGTTTACGACACGATCGATCTGCCGCTCGCGCCGGTGTTGTATCGCATGGAAGAGGCCGGAGTGCGCATCGACAAACGGGTGCTCAGCACGCTATCCACGCGCTTCGGCGCCGAGATCGAGCGCCTTGGTGAGCGCATCTACGAACTTGCTGGGCAGCGATTCAATATCAATTCGCCCAAGCAACTTGGCGTGGTGCTCTTTACGCACATGGGCCTGCCCGCGCCGGTGAAGTACGGCAAGGGCAAGACGATTTCGACCGCGCAGGATGTGCTGGAGCAACTGGCGGAGAAGCACGAAGTACCGCGCCTCGTGCTCGAGTATCGCCACGTATCAAAGCTCAAGTCGACCTACATCGACCAGTTGCCGCTGATGGCCGATGCTGACTCGCGCGTGCACACCACGTTCCAAGCCGCGGCAACATCCACCGGCCGGTTGTCGTCCATCAATCCGAACCTGCAGAACATTCCTATTCGTACGGAGCTGGGTCGCGAGATCCGTGCGGCATTTACCGCGGCGCCAGGCTCGGAGCTTCTCTCGGCGGACTATTCGCAGATAGAACTGCGCCTGCTGGCACACTTCAGCAACGATCCGCTGCTGGTGCGTGCCTACCAGACTGGGGAAGACATTCACACTCTCACGGCGAGCGAAGTCTTTGGCGTTCCGGTTGAATCGATGGACAAGGAGACACGCGCCCGTGCCAAGGCTGTGAATTTCGGCATTGTCTACGGCATCTCCCCGTTTGGACTGGCTGCCCAACTCGGCATTGCTCAAGCCGAGGCGCGCGCTTACATCGAACGCTATTTTGCGCGCTACCAGGGCGTACAGGCCTTTATTGAAAAGACGCTTGCGGAGACTCGCCGCACAGGCAGCGTGCGCACGCTCTTCGGGCGTGTGCGTCCCATTCCTGACATCGAGAGTCGCAATCCCAATCAGCGCGGCTTTGCAGAACGCACCGCGGTCAACACGCCGCTCCAGGGCACCGCCGCGGACCTGATCAAACTGGCCATGATCGCGCTTGATGCGAAGATCACCGACCGCAAGCTGAAGACGCGCATGGTGCTGCAGGTGCACGACGAACTTCTCTTCGAAGTTCCTGCCGACGAGAAGGAAGAAGTCGAAGAGCTTGTCCGCGCGGAGATGGAAGGCGTGGTGAAACTCAACGTGCCGCTGGTTGCGGATCTCGGTTTCGGTCCCAACTGGCGCGACCTTTGA
- the queA gene encoding tRNA preQ1(34) S-adenosylmethionine ribosyltransferase-isomerase QueA — protein MLVSDFDFHLPEDLIAQQPPAERGASRMLVMDRATGSVRGSTFADLPSQLRAGDLLVLNDSRVIPARLYALRTLRREKEQPTGRIEVMLTEAAGDNRWHALVRPGRKVAIGEILVFPNAAGEIELKAEVLERGEFGDRLLQFEPVDDFYAALERIGHIPLPPYIHRDDAVADRERYQTVYSQERGSVAAPTAGLHFTPQILDALKASGVEIARVTLHVGLGTFAPLRVDRVDEVHLHQERYTLSAAAADAVNRAVLEGRRIVAVGTTVVRTLEHCAREAAGAPLQPHSGTTEIFISPGYQFLLVQGLLTNFHLPQSSLLMLVSAFAGRERVLAAYKHAVENRYRFFSYGDCMFIA, from the coding sequence CTGCTCGTAAGCGATTTCGATTTTCATCTGCCTGAGGACTTGATTGCACAGCAGCCTCCGGCGGAGCGCGGGGCGAGCAGGATGCTTGTGATGGATCGCGCCACGGGCTCGGTGCGCGGTTCGACGTTCGCGGACTTGCCGTCGCAGTTGCGCGCAGGCGATCTGCTGGTGCTGAATGATAGCCGCGTTATTCCGGCGCGGCTTTATGCGCTGCGCACGCTTCGCCGCGAAAAGGAACAGCCTACTGGCCGCATTGAGGTCATGCTCACCGAGGCTGCCGGCGACAACCGCTGGCACGCGCTGGTCCGGCCCGGCCGCAAAGTCGCCATTGGGGAAATTCTCGTGTTTCCCAACGCAGCGGGTGAGATTGAACTGAAGGCTGAGGTTCTGGAGCGCGGCGAGTTCGGCGATCGCCTTCTTCAGTTCGAGCCTGTGGATGACTTCTATGCCGCGCTTGAGCGCATCGGTCACATTCCGCTGCCGCCTTACATCCATCGCGACGATGCAGTTGCCGATCGCGAGCGCTACCAGACGGTCTACTCGCAGGAGCGAGGCTCTGTGGCGGCGCCGACGGCCGGTTTGCATTTCACTCCGCAGATTCTGGATGCGCTGAAGGCGAGCGGCGTCGAGATTGCACGCGTTACGCTGCATGTGGGCTTGGGCACGTTTGCACCCTTGCGTGTGGATCGCGTAGATGAAGTCCACCTGCATCAGGAGCGGTACACGCTCAGCGCGGCTGCAGCCGATGCAGTGAATCGCGCCGTTTTGGAAGGACGCCGCATAGTCGCCGTGGGCACCACGGTGGTGCGCACCTTGGAACACTGTGCGCGCGAGGCCGCCGGGGCGCCTCTCCAACCCCACTCCGGCACAACCGAAATCTTCATTTCGCCCGGCTACCAGTTTCTCCTGGTGCAGGGACTGCTCACGAATTTCCATTTGCCGCAATCGAGCCTGCTCATGCTAGTGAGCGCCTTCGCCGGCCGCGAACGCGTGCTGGCCGCGTATAAGCATGCTGTCGAGAATCGCTATCGCTTCTTCAGCTACGGCGACTGCATGTTCATTGCCTGA
- a CDS encoding lysophospholipid acyltransferase family protein: MPEQESPRFTFTQRIVLAVVPRIMWALLWIVGLTWRFELIAEDGAAPIPPGQKVPPQIYCFWHQCVLPCTFYFRWSRAIILISRSFDGELITRILRLFGFDAVRGSSSRAGREGLMGLKRIIENGRTAIFTADGPRGPIYETKMGPIKLAQLTGVPIDVFHLQPERAWAMNSWDRFLVPRPFTRIIVSWAKGVTVPADIAADQLEPKRQELTAAIERARVLALQHLGQVSS; encoded by the coding sequence GTGCCCGAGCAAGAGAGTCCAAGGTTCACCTTCACGCAGCGCATTGTGCTGGCCGTGGTGCCGCGCATTATGTGGGCGCTGCTGTGGATCGTTGGACTAACATGGCGCTTCGAGCTCATCGCGGAAGATGGCGCTGCGCCGATCCCGCCGGGTCAAAAGGTGCCGCCGCAGATTTACTGTTTCTGGCACCAGTGCGTCTTGCCCTGCACCTTCTACTTCCGCTGGAGCCGCGCCATCATCCTCATAAGCCGCAGCTTCGATGGCGAGCTGATAACGCGGATCCTGCGCCTGTTTGGATTCGATGCCGTGCGCGGTTCGAGCTCGCGTGCAGGGCGCGAAGGACTGATGGGCCTCAAGCGCATTATTGAAAACGGCCGCACCGCAATCTTCACCGCCGACGGCCCGCGCGGACCCATCTACGAAACCAAGATGGGGCCGATCAAGCTCGCGCAACTGACCGGCGTTCCGATCGATGTGTTTCACCTGCAGCCCGAGCGCGCGTGGGCCATGAATTCGTGGGACCGCTTTTTGGTGCCGCGCCCGTTTACGCGCATCATCGTCAGCTGGGCGAAGGGCGTTACGGTTCCTGCGGACATCGCAGCCGATCAACTGGAGCCGAAACGGCAGGAACTCACCGCCGCAATTGAGCGCGCTCGCGTGCTGGCGCTCCAGCACCTTGGCCAGGTGTCGTCATGA
- a CDS encoding ABC transporter permease — MRNLMLVARREYLEQIRGRAFRITTILVPVLFAAIFVIAILSGMNSGIGKHIVIAAPSANLANAVRDEMLKDKDAKTVADVVAPAAPADRAQLLQKIQSKELDGMLWIGTADGSTKATYTSQSSGDIVITSRLSAALNHALALQRLAARGMNRSEIDVLLKDVSVETLQVDKQGREVKSSGMIAYLKGYIMALLLSMTTMIYGMNVARSIIQEKTSRIFEVMLATARPSDLLAGKLIGVGAVGLTQIAIWVVAGAAILSVVTARAMVSGQLTVHLSVTEATLFIVYFLLGYLLYASLFAGLASSCETEQELQMYTPLAALPMWLSFSLIWLVINDPNSIWSVLASLFPATAPIIMMLRMGSEMPPAWQFGVSIGLMALSVWLVLWVSARLYRVGILMYGKRATLPELVRWLRYS; from the coding sequence ATGCGTAATCTAATGCTCGTCGCTAGGCGCGAATACCTCGAGCAGATCCGTGGCCGTGCCTTCCGCATTACGACGATCCTGGTGCCGGTTCTCTTCGCCGCAATCTTTGTGATCGCCATTCTTTCCGGCATGAACTCAGGCATCGGAAAGCATATCGTCATTGCTGCTCCTTCGGCGAATTTGGCCAATGCGGTACGCGACGAGATGTTGAAAGACAAGGATGCCAAAACCGTTGCGGATGTGGTTGCGCCGGCCGCGCCTGCCGATCGCGCTCAGCTCCTGCAGAAGATTCAGTCGAAAGAACTGGACGGCATGCTGTGGATAGGGACCGCCGATGGATCCACCAAGGCCACGTATACCTCTCAGTCCTCTGGGGACATCGTGATCACCAGCCGCCTGTCGGCTGCGCTGAATCATGCTCTCGCGCTTCAGCGTCTGGCAGCTCGCGGCATGAACCGGTCTGAGATTGACGTGTTACTGAAAGATGTCTCCGTGGAGACTCTTCAGGTCGATAAGCAAGGCAGGGAAGTGAAGAGCAGCGGGATGATTGCCTACCTGAAGGGCTACATCATGGCTCTTCTGCTCTCCATGACCACCATGATCTACGGAATGAATGTGGCCAGATCGATAATCCAGGAGAAGACCTCGCGCATCTTTGAGGTGATGCTTGCGACCGCCAGGCCCAGCGATCTCCTTGCCGGCAAGCTCATTGGCGTGGGTGCCGTTGGACTGACGCAGATTGCCATCTGGGTCGTGGCAGGAGCGGCCATCCTATCGGTTGTGACTGCTCGTGCGATGGTTTCAGGCCAACTCACGGTTCACTTGTCGGTGACTGAGGCCACCCTGTTTATTGTCTACTTCCTGTTGGGGTACCTGCTCTATGCCTCGCTGTTCGCAGGACTGGCCTCCTCCTGCGAGACCGAGCAGGAACTGCAAATGTATACACCGTTAGCCGCATTGCCAATGTGGCTGAGCTTCTCACTCATCTGGCTGGTGATCAACGATCCCAATTCCATCTGGTCTGTTCTGGCTTCGCTGTTCCCGGCTACCGCCCCCATCATTATGATGTTGCGCATGGGCTCGGAAATGCCACCAGCATGGCAGTTCGGCGTCTCCATCGGGCTTATGGCTCTCAGCGTATGGCTGGTGCTATGGGTATCAGCGCGGCTCTATCGCGTTGGCATTCTGATGTATGGTAAGCGGGCAACGCTTCCGGAGCTTGTGCGGTGGCTGCGCTATAGCTGA